The following are from one region of the bacterium genome:
- a CDS encoding HAD-IA family hydrolase, whose translation MNMKKKGVIFDFDGTLVTSTIDFKKIKERILVEAEKHKLKIPDTKLPILEFLEEINNLNGKKGMKFYSSGHRILKEEEVKASEYTEPQEGVVSLLVKLRTGGIKVGIITRNCREVVEKVINKFRIPYDVLLTRDDVRKVKPDVLHIKECLKLLGLKKDDVVLVGDHLFDVRAGRKMGILSAGLKNNNISEDTFLKEGADFVIEDIKEIEYIVGTKGFNAGKLPNRFLRFLLGKYTEVKDKDILVSSGIGIDCAIFKISDNIIFAKSDPITLTSEDIGFYLVNINVNDISVMGGIPSHLLTVILFPEGTTFSEIEDVFSQINNECKRFDIKWIGGHTEISSGIKTPVAVGFLMGRKIKKLRRKEIKVGDSVFLIKEIGIEGASIIARGKYSELKKYFSEAFITKVKKATVFPGISVFNEAKMLWENLDIKYMHDPTEGGISTALYEMAEANNIGLLIFPEKLVFYPPVIKFCKIFNLDPLGIISSGCIIGIIEKKEEDNFLKFCKNRNLKGKIIGEVVEEKGVCYMENKKIKSLSTFQRDEITRL comes from the coding sequence ATGAATATGAAGAAGAAAGGCGTGATATTTGACTTTGATGGGACACTGGTAACATCTACCATTGACTTTAAAAAGATAAAGGAAAGGATTTTAGTTGAAGCAGAGAAACATAAGTTGAAAATACCTGATACAAAACTGCCTATACTTGAATTTCTTGAAGAAATTAATAATTTAAATGGCAAGAAGGGAATGAAATTTTATTCTTCTGGACACAGGATTTTGAAAGAAGAGGAAGTCAAAGCATCTGAATATACAGAACCACAGGAAGGGGTGGTATCTTTGCTTGTAAAATTAAGAACAGGTGGTATAAAGGTCGGAATAATTACAAGAAACTGCAGAGAAGTTGTTGAAAAAGTTATAAACAAATTCAGGATTCCCTATGATGTTCTACTTACCAGAGATGATGTCAGAAAAGTAAAGCCAGATGTTTTACATATTAAGGAGTGCCTGAAACTTCTTGGGTTAAAGAAGGATGATGTTGTTCTCGTAGGTGACCATCTTTTTGATGTAAGGGCTGGCAGAAAGATGGGAATATTGAGTGCAGGACTGAAAAATAACAATATATCTGAAGATACCTTTTTGAAAGAAGGTGCTGATTTTGTGATAGAGGATATAAAAGAGATAGAGTATATTGTAGGTACAAAGGGCTTTAATGCAGGGAAACTTCCTAACAGATTTTTAAGGTTCCTTCTTGGAAAATATACAGAAGTAAAGGATAAAGATATTTTAGTTTCTTCAGGCATAGGTATTGACTGCGCTATATTTAAAATAAGCGACAATATTATATTTGCCAAATCAGACCCCATAACACTTACATCAGAGGATATTGGATTTTATCTTGTCAATATCAATGTCAATGATATCTCTGTAATGGGAGGTATTCCTTCACATCTCTTAACAGTTATTTTATTTCCTGAAGGTACTACATTTTCAGAAATTGAAGATGTATTTTCCCAGATAAACAATGAGTGTAAAAGGTTTGATATAAAATGGATAGGAGGACATACTGAGATTTCAAGTGGAATTAAAACTCCTGTGGCTGTAGGTTTTCTTATGGGAAGAAAGATAAAAAAATTGAGAAGAAAAGAAATAAAAGTAGGGGACAGTGTTTTTCTTATAAAAGAGATAGGAATAGAAGGTGCATCAATTATAGCGAGGGGAAAATATAGTGAACTTAAAAAATATTTTTCCGAAGCATTTATTACGAAGGTTAAAAAGGCAACTGTGTTTCCGGGGATAAGTGTATTTAATGAAGCGAAGATGTTATGGGAAAATTTGGACATAAAATATATGCATGACCCAACTGAAGGAGGTATATCAACTGCACTTTATGAGATGGCGGAGGCGAATAATATTGGACTTCTGATTTTTCCTGAAAAATTGGTGTTCTATCCTCCTGTTATAAAGTTTTGTAAGATTTTTAATCTTGACCCTCTCGGGATAATATCATCCGGCTGTATAATAGGGATAATAGAGAAAAAAGAAGAAGACAACTTTCTAAAATTTTGTAAAAACAGAAACTTGAAGGGGAAAATCATAGGAGAGGTGGTAGAAGAAAAAGGTGTCTGTTATATGGAAAATAAAAAGATAAAATCTTTATCTACCTTTCAACGAGATGAAATCACCCGACTCTAA
- the nfi gene encoding deoxyribonuclease V (cleaves DNA at apurinic or apyrimidinic sites) produces the protein MSQRNLLRNTIPEEASKIQIALKQHVCLKYTLPKIERVAGADTAYYNGMIIGGIIIFEFPHLRIIERRFATLPVTFPYIPGFLAFREGPVLLKVFEKIINTPDVIIFDGQGIAHPRRMGIATHLGILLNKPSIGCAKSVLVGEYLFPEKEKGRYSLLKDKGEFIGAVLRTKEGVNPVFISPGHKIDLLNSIDIVLKCTTIYRLPEPVRQAHIFVNELKKEIEIKKKKL, from the coding sequence ATGAGCCAGAGAAATCTTTTACGGAATACAATTCCAGAAGAGGCAAGTAAAATCCAGATTGCACTGAAACAACACGTCTGTTTGAAATATACTTTACCGAAAATAGAGAGGGTTGCTGGTGCTGATACTGCCTATTACAATGGAATGATAATAGGAGGTATTATTATTTTTGAATTTCCGCATTTAAGAATTATAGAAAGAAGATTTGCTACTTTACCGGTTACTTTTCCTTATATCCCTGGATTTCTTGCTTTTAGAGAAGGACCGGTTTTATTAAAAGTGTTTGAGAAAATAATAAATACTCCTGATGTAATTATTTTTGATGGGCAGGGAATAGCACATCCGAGAAGGATGGGTATAGCCACACATCTCGGTATACTTCTTAATAAACCTTCTATTGGCTGTGCCAAATCAGTTTTAGTTGGTGAGTATCTGTTTCCTGAAAAAGAAAAAGGGAGGTATTCTCTCTTGAAAGATAAGGGAGAGTTTATAGGGGCAGTTTTACGGACAAAGGAAGGAGTAAATCCTGTATTTATTTCTCCAGGGCATAAGATAGACCTGCTGAACTCTATAGATATAGTACTCAAGTGTACCACCATATATAGATTACCTGAACCAGTAAGACAGGCACATATTTTTGTAAATGAACTAAAAAAAGAGATTGAAATTAAGAAAAAAAAGTTGTAG